The Nitrospirota bacterium nucleotide sequence TGAACATAATGTGCGAAGGATCAATTGTAGCATCGGCTGAGCCATTCTGTACAATCGAGAACGTTACATCAGCGCTGGATGTCTTGGCGTTGTATCGTACACTGATCGGATACGCGCTGATACCGACCTCAGTAGAAGGTATCTTCAATCCCCAGTTGTATGCCCCTCCTACCTCTGCACCGGTAGACCTGCTGATCTCCCAGTTGTATGGATTCTGAACTGAGGCAATATCCATATCCTTTGAAAAACCGAATCTCATGGTGAAGGTCTTCCTTGCATTTGCGGAAGCTAAAACATCATTCAAGCCGGATACTGCAGTCCCGGCACCCAGGGATGAGTTAAATCCATTTGTGCTGTATGCAAGGATTATTTTTGGCGCAGAGGCATCATAAATGTATCCCTGAAGTTCTACTGCGAGCGATGATTTCTTTGCTGAGAGAATCGACACCTGCTCGCCTGCCTTATCCATTTCACCCATGTCGGCGTAGGTGTAGCCCAATTCGCTAATAGCAGAATCAAAACTCTTGTTGACGGATAATGCCTTGTTAAGCTGCGCTATGGCATCCGAATATTCGCCCTTTTTTCTGAAGACCTGGCCAAGGCCGTAATAGCCGGATGCACTATTTGGGGAAAGCTCTGTAACCTGCTTGAATTGTACCTCTGCCTCGCTGTATCTGGCGGAGTCCAGATACATTTTACCGAGAGAATACCTGTTTTCAGCAGAAGTCGGATTCAGACGAACTGCCGCCGTATACTCTTTTTCTGCTTCGGCTGGCCGCCCGGTCTGAAGATACACATCTCCCAGGCTTAGATGGAAGCTATCCCGCGTCGGGTATACGCTGATCGCTTCCTTGTATGTCCTGATAGCATCTTCGGCCTTATCCATCTTCTGATAAGCCATTGCCATGTAATTGTAAGCCGAGGCTGAATTGTCGGTAAACGGAGAAATGCCGATAGACGTACGGAATTGTCTGACGGCTCCGGCATAATCACCCTTCTGGTAGAGGTCTATGCCATTTGCAAGCGAATTGTTCGCTAGGCTGTCATATTGGGCCTGCGAGTTCAACGTGGACGAAAAAAAACTGTCGATAAATTCGCTTGAAATCATGGCCTATCTATGCCCCATATTGCAGGAAAGGGTGTGCTGCTCATATATTTTTATCGGTTTAGTAACAATAAAACTTTAATCGCAAGGGGTTAGCCAAATAATGATGCAACTGCATATGAAGCGTCTTATCCGTCAATTAATTGACCGAAGCTAATTTTACTTGATTTATTTATTGTGCAATAGTAAGGTCAACTTATTGATTTATAATAGTAAAACAGACTCTGTAGCCAGGCACTGAAATTGCAATGTCACGTCAAAGGAGGACTGCGTATTGATTGATGATAAAGATATAAAGAACTACCTTTCTCTTATTGATAAGTCAAATAAGACTACTTCTTCTGACTCATCATTGGGTCGCAAGATAGACACGACAGCGGGAAGCGATTATGTGATCGACCCGAGTTGCGATATTCGGGGCAAAGAGAGGATGCAGTTTGGTAAAGGCGTGGTTATTCAAAAAGACTGCTGGCTGAATATTGCGTTTCAGCAGGCCGGAACAGGGCCAATGATTATTATCGGAGAGGGTTCCAATATCGGAAGAAGGTGTATTCTTTCGGCGGCGAATAAGATCGAGATTGGCAAGAATGTACTTCTGGCCCCTAATGTTTTTATCGCCGACACTCATCATGCGTATCAGCAAATAGGCATTCCTATTATGAACCAAGGGATAACTACCAACAAGGACCAGGTGACGATTGGGGATGAAACCTGGATAGGCATCAATTCTGTTATCATGGGGAAAGTAAAGATCGGTAAACATTGCGTCGTTGGCGCAAATTCCGTTGTCAATAAAGATATTCCTGATTATTGCGTAGCAGTTGGTAATCCGGCAAGGATTGTGAAAACCTATGATTTTGCTGCTGCGAAGTGGATTAGAGGTTGTTGGGAGGATGATCTTCTCCATCATCTGCAGGCTCGCGGCGACCTTGTAGATTTTATTGTGCCCTTCCATAAGCTGAAAGTGCTTCAGGTGGAGGTCTCAAGTGCGTGCAATCTGTCTTGTCCCCAGTGTTTCAGGCATATTGACGGGCATACGACCGGCTTTTTCCCTCGTGCGCTCTGGGAAAAAGACATCCTGCCGCATATGCCACAGCTCAGTGATATCCATCTCGTGGGCATCGGAGAACCCTTCCTTTCTAAAGAGTTTTTCTCTTTTGTGCAGGATGCAAAACTGCATAAGGTGCGAGTACATACGACATCAAATCTTCAATTGGTTGATGAGAGCCTGGCAGATAAAATCGTGCGAAGTGGACTTGATGTCTTGAGTTTCTCCTGTGACGCTGCTCGTGATGAGACCTATGCAAGTATCAGGGTCAACGGTACTCTGGATGTTATGAAAAGAAGCTTAAATCTGATACGTGCGTCAAAAGAAAAGCATAAGTCAATTACGCCCAGGCTTGTCCTGAATTTCGGTGCCATGAAGAGCAATATTCGTGAACTTGCCGACGTTGTGAAATTGGCAAAGGCATTTCAGGTTGATTCGATCATTGCCTTCCATGACATAGCCTACGTCAAGGATCTAAAAGATGAGAGCCTGTTTCATCATCAGGCTCTTTCTGATGAGTGCATGGTGCAGGCAAAACAACTGGCTGACAGGCTTGGTATTTCCCTGTCTGTCCCCAACCTGTTTAGTCGGTCGCCGGAGAATGTATCCCACGGTGAGTATTGCGGCTATCCCTTTTTTCATCTCTATGTCAATCATGATGGCAGGGTCGGCCCCTGTTGCATGGATTTCCCGGATCGATACATATTGGGTAACATTAATCATTCAAATCTCGAGCAAATATGGAATAGTTTTCCTATCCTTAAGCTGCGCAAGGAAGTCAGAAGCAATCCCTCCGCAGTTTGCAAATATTGCGCAGCTCACGGAAAAATGGCGATCAATGATCCCAGGCATTTTTTCAGGTTTAAGGGCAGCGGTACATACATAGAGAGAACGTTATTGGGAAAGTCTCATGGTAATTATGAAAAGGAGAATCACCAGGATGCATCAGAGCTCATTTAGCATAGTTACACGCTTCAGGGAACTTGTGGAGAAGCATTTTTCACAGAGACCGATACAGCTTCTCGATGTCGGTAGTTATGGCGTAAACGGCACATACAAAGAGATCTTCGCTGACACCGCAAAGTTCCTTTACACTGGCCTTGACGTGAATCCCGGCCCCAATGTGGATTATGTGCCAGCTGACCCGTATTCATGGCCTGAACTGAAGGACGAAACGTTTGATGTCATTATTTCTGGGCAGGCTTTTGAGCATATAGAATTCCCGTGGCTTGTTATCGAAGAGATGAAACGAACCCTGAAGAAAAATGGCCTCATCTGCATTGTAGCGCCATCGCGGGGACCTGAGCATAAGTATCCGGTGGACTGCTGGCGATATTATCCTGATGGGTTTCGGGCTCTTGCAAAGTGGGCAGGACTGGAGGTGTTGGAATCAAAAACGTTCTGGGGGACTTCCGGATTCTCAGATGGCAGCGACCAGTGGGGAGATTCCTTTTGCATCCTCTATAAGCCGAATGACGTCCATGGGGCAGTAAAGCATAAGCGAGCGGAGCGAAAATCTTTTGCTGCTGCTCATCAGAATAATCCCTTGAAATCTGCCAAGAAAAGCTCCTACTTTGGCTTCGCACGAAATGAAGTAGTGGAGGCACTGGTCAAAAACCGGATTCCTGCAGGCAAAGTTCTGGAAATAGGGTGTGCTGGCGGGGCTACCGGAAAGAGCCTGAAAGAAAAAATGGCAATCGATTCATACGTCGGCATAGAGCTTTCAGAGGAGGCTGCCGGGATTGCGAGGCAGCACCTCGATAAGGTCATTGTTGCAGATATTGAACGAACTGACTTGCAAAAGGATCATGGGCTGAAGCATAGTGATTTTGACTTGCTGGTTGTGTTGGATGTCCTGGAGCATCTCTACGATCCGTGGGACGTTTTAAAAGAGCTGACAGATTTTATAAAACCAGGCGGCCATATTGTTGTCTCTCTTCCTAATGTGCAGAACATTACGGTGGTTCAGGATCTCATCAGGGGCAAGTGGCAGTATGAAGATGCAGGTATTCTGGATGCCACACACTTGAGGTTCTTTACGCTCGAAGAATCCATGAAATTGATCACTGGGGCAGGATTAACGATCAGAAGCATTGATAAAGTGCTGAACCCGCCGCTTGATATGAGCCAGGTCAAAGACTCCGGCAACAGGTTCAAGCAGGGGAATCTTGAGATTTCGGATCTTTCAAAAGACGAGATCACGAATTTGTTCACCTATCAATTTATTGTGATTGCTCAAAAAGAAGTGGTGCCCACTGATGTTTCATCTGAGGGAAAACAGGCTGGAGCGATTGCTGCTCAGCAAATTTCGGACAGTTTTCAGGCGCACTTTCAGCACAGGGAAACAATAAAAGGCCTTACGTCGATTGTGATCCTTACGTTTAATCAACTTGAATATACAAAAAAATGCCTCAAGAGCATAAGAAAACATACACCAGAGCCTCATGAAATAATCTTTGTAGACAATGGTTCAACTGATGGCACGGTAAAATGGCTTGGAAGACTTGTCAAAGAAAACAAAAAGTATGTTCTCATTCAAAATGAGACCAATCTTGGCTTTGCAAAGGGTTGCAATCAGGGGATAGAGGCTTCGAAGGGCGAATATATACTTCTTCTGAACAATGATGTCATTGTTGCGAAGGATTGGCTTTCAGGTCTTATTGAATGCCTGACAAGTGCTCCTGACACAGGGATTGTAGGCCCTATGACGAATAATATAAGCGGGCCGCAGCAGGTAACTTCGTCTGACTACCGATCAGCCGATCATCTTGATGAATATGCCGCTCAATTCCGGCAGAAAAACAGATATAGACGCATACCGCTCAGACGTATTGTTGGGTTCTGTATGCTTTTTAGAAGAAGCCTTGCAGGAAATATTGGGCTCCTCGATGAAAGCTTCGGGTCAGGAAATTTTGAGGATGATGACTACTGCCTGAGAGCAGCACTGGAGGGCAACAGGAATCTGATAGCAGGGGACGTTTTTATCCACCATTTCGGAAGCATCAGCTTCAAGGGCAACAAGATCCCTTACGCTTCTTCCATGGGAAGCAATAAAAAAATATTTGATCGAAAATGGAGAAATATCCCTGCGCGAAGTGAGCCGGGTAAAAGACTTGCTGTCCTAAATGCAGTTGAACAGGCCGATGAGCTTTATCAAAAACAGTTGATAGATCAGGCTATCGCAGCTCTGATTGAGGGCATCAAGTATTATCCGGATGCCAATCAGATTTACTATCGCCTTGCTGAAATATTGATCGACTCCCGGCTTTTCAATGATGCCCTTGAGGCGCTTGGTGCCATGGCTGATAATGAACCGAAAAGACTGGCTCTTATCGGATACTGCAGGGAGGGGCTGGATGAACTGGATGAGGCTGACAGCTATGCGGACAAGGCCCTTTCTCTTGATGGAGGATTTGCACCGGCCTTAAATCTGAAAGGGATTGTGGCTTATAAGCAGGGGAGCCGAGAGGCTGCTGAGGCTTTCTTTCTAAGGGCAATAGACTCCGATGCCGGATACGGTGAACCATACTCAAACCTCGGGGTTATAAAATGGACAGCAGGAGAACAGATTGCGGCACTGGATCTCCTCGAAAAAGGCTTTCTTTTTGCCCCCATGGCCACGGACATCAGCGCCCTTTATCACTCTGCAATAATATCAACAGCTGAGTTCAGGAGAGGCGAAGATATAATACGGGGCATAGCGGTGTTCTATCCGTTGCTGAGGGGAATCATCCTGCTTCTGATAGATATTCTCTTGCATCAGAACAAGAAGGAACAGGCATTATATGAGCTGCAGAAGGCCATGGTAACCTTTGGCATAGACGACAACCTTCTCTCCGCTGCCCTTGAGGTCAGAAAGGAGATCGGCCCTAAGGGCATCGATGCATCTGACAAAGACGGGACCCTGTCTGTCTGCATGATCGTGAAGAATGAAGAGCGTCACCTCGCCAGATGCCTCATGAGTGTTTTGGCTGTTGCCGACGAAATTATTATTGTTGATACCGGCTCGACTGACAGGACAAGAGAGATTGCCAGGGCTTTCGGAGCAAGGGTTACGGAATTCCCCTGGACAGGGGACTTTTCTGAGGCACGTAATGCGTCACTGGAGCTGGCCTCCGGTGCATGGATCTTTGTGCTCGATGGTGACGAAACTATTTCTGCTCAGGACTATGAACGATTGCGGAGCATCACACGAAATAAGACATCGAAATCTGTCGCTTTCAACATTGTAACGCGAAATTATGTGCGCAGTTTCAGCCTCCTCGGATGGAATGCCAATAAGGGGGAATATCCCCTTGAGGAAATTGGGACCGGCTGGTTCCCGAGCGGCAAGACCAGACTCTTTTCGAATGACCGGAGCGTCAGATTTTCGGGGCATGTGCATGAACTGGTCGAGCAGTCGATAATAGCCGCCGGCATTGAAATCAGACAATGCGACATCGTTGTGCACCATTTCGGGAAGCTGGATTCAAGTAAGGCTATTTCCAAGGGAGAGAGCTACTACCTTCTGGGTATGCGCAAACTTGAAGAAAACCCGAATGATATCAAGTCGCTTTTTGAATTGGCAAATCAGGCGCAGGAACTTGAAAAATATCAAGAGGCAATGGAATTGTGGCAGAGGGCCATAGACCTATCAAAGGATAAACCTTCTGCAATCTTCTTTTTTAATATCAGCTCCTGCCATCTGCGGAGCAAACAATATGAAGAAGCCCTGCATGCGGCAAAAAAAGCGGTCTTATTGGACCCGTGTATGAAAGAGGCATCACTGAACTATTCTTACGCCGAACTTCTTGTCGGAGATTATGCAAAGGTCATTACAGAACTCGTGGCTGTGCTTAAAGAAACACCGGATTATCCTCCGGCTATGGTGCTTCTTGCCGCCGCCTACAGTATGGCCGGAAAGAAGCAAGGGGCTCTTGATATTCTCTCCTTGCTTGCCGGAAAGGGTCTGAAATTCGAGAAGTTTCTGCACGATCTTTGCGAACAGTTAGTCGAACTCGGTCGAACATCCCAAGCAATCCCTATCCTTGAATCTCTAATCGAACGCGGGGCTGGGAATGATGATACAACAACTCTGCTTGATGTATGCAGAAAAGGATGATGAAAGGGGATTAACGAGCTGTTACAATCTTGCCCTGCTCAGTTACCCGCCAGTTGAGCCCCTCAGGCCTGCTGCAATATTCAGGTTGATATTAATGAGAATGGAGAGCTTTGCAGGGTCAGGAAATGCCATTATGTCAAAAGTTCTCTTATCGATAAAGATGCTTAAACTCAACAGGTCATCCTTTATCTGCTGAGGAAGCGGGTTGTCGTCCTTTGCCAACTCTGATTGAAGTATGGTCCAGATCCTCTGGTTATGAATAAGCGCATCTTCCAGCATGACGTTGTGGTCACTCGCTTCCCAGTTGTTCTGGCATGCGGTCAGCTTAAATGCAGCCTGGGTAAGTACGGATGCCTCAAGTTCACGGCCTGATATTGACGTCTTCTGAACTTTTCTATAGGCGTCGAGATGTGTTGCGAGCATGATTCAAAACCTCCTGTTCATATTCGATCAGTTTTTTGGTTAGTTTCAGGGCCTGGTAATATTGGCTGTGGAGAATGTGTTCGCTTATTTCGGCAATTAGTTCATGCCTGCTGGGCAATGCCCTGAGTATATCCCTGATCAACTCCCAGTACGTCTTGTGATATTCGGCAAGTTTCTTCTCGTCAATATACATGAGCTGTATGGCGAGATAGACACTTTTGCAGGGAGAATCGGCATCCTTTGGCCCAAGGATATCTTTTTCCCGCAGGATAGGAACATTGTTTTCGATAACAAGATCGCTTTTGGTGGCGCCGTTCGAAATGACCGCACCACCAATGATCAGCCTCTCATGAGGCTTCAGAGAGATCTTCAGTGCCATGCCGGCTAAACCTTTATGTCCAAAATTGCACCGGGCTGTAGTTGCTCAGCAGTAACACTCTTGTCCTGCGCTATGGTATCTCTGAACTGGAAGAGCCTGTCCAGCGCAACTGATATATCTTTATCCGTTGCATCCACCGACAGTTTTTCTCCGGAGAAGACCTTCTTCAGTCCCTCATCAACCGATGACTTGGCAATCTGCTCCTCTACTCCTTTGACCTTCTTGATCAGATCGAGCCTCTGAAAGGTTCCCAGAGGGAAGAACGGAGGATAATTAACTAAAATATTATCCAGCTGAGTTTTGATAAAATCAATGCTGACGACCAAACCCCTGGCCGGAACCTGGGAAGCCTGTGTCTCGCCGGTAAACTGGGCAGACGCCGCTGATGGTGATATATTTGTCCTTGCCTGCACCGGGACATTACTCTTTTCGGCCGGCCGTATCGCATTCTGCATGGCCTGAGTTATGTTTATGTCATTGATATTCATGATAGTTACCTCTTTGTAAAAAGTGGAGTGCAGGAGAGGAATTCTTCCTCTCCTGCGTTTTCACCACTAATCAAGTTTAGCCGAACAGTCTGAGTACTGACTGCGCTGCCTGAGAAGCAAGGCTCAAAGCTGTCGTGCTGAGAGACTGCCTAGTCTGCAACATAAGCATGTTTGCGCCTTCCTCGTTGGTGTCAGCAAGTGTCAGCTTGCCTGAACCTTCGGTAAGGACGTTAATCATGTCCGTCGAGAAGTTCTGACGGGCTGTGATGACGCTCAGGTTTGACGACATTGCCGAAGACTCTGATCTCAATGTTGACAGAGCGGTTATCAGCTTGTCGACATCTGCACTTGCATTTGCAGGCAATGTCCAGCTTGCAGCCGTAATGCCCAGGGATGTTGATGAGGCAGTGAAGCCATTAACAACAAGGGTGTGACTGCCCTCAAATTTAACGGTCAGATCGTCGTTATTGAGGAGATTTTTGCCTTTATACCCCGAGTCAAGCGCCATGGTGTCAATCTGGTTGCGGAGCTCATTATACTGGTTCTGCAGTGAAGAAAGATCAGTGTCTGCTGCTACAACTGCTTCAGCAAGACGTGTGCCGTTAGATGTTGCGACGTCTCCACCAGCGACATCAGCAGCTGAATTCGAGATTGTCACAACGCCGTTTGAAGCGCTTGCAGAGAATCCGAGGCCAGTAACGGTTGTGTTGGCATTGATCGCTATTGCCAGGGCTTCTGCGTCCATGTTGTCATTGCCGCCGATGTAGAACTGTGTTGCCGCAGGCGAGCCGGCTGCTGTTGCGGTGAAGACTTCTCCGGCTACGGTGACCGTGTCAGCAGCAGCAGCACTTGCGAGTGTAATGGTGCCGGTGGCATATCCGGATGCGGTTGCACTGGCTGCCTGTGCCTGCTGAGCGATACCTCTTGCCTGTTCGATGAGGGAGGATATGCCCTTAATGCCCTTGTCTGCTGCCTGGATCGTCTGGATCGCCTGGCCCATGTCTGCCTTAAGTGCATCAATATCACCGGCGCGTGCGTCAAGAGCCTGTGCAGCAAAATATGCTGTCGGGTTGTCGAGTGCTGTATTGACTTTCTTGCCAGAGGCGAGTCTGGTTTGGGTCCGGGAAAGAAGATCTACTGTTGTCTGAAGATTTACAAGGTTTGACCGCATACCAGCGGTTAAGCTAATGTCGTTGAGTGCCATGATAATTCTCCTATTCTAGGAATTTTGTTCCACCGATTCTCGATGGATTTTTGATCCGCAAAGCGGACCGTTTACTCTTTAAGCCTCAGGATCCCTTGCTCTCTGCTCCACCTCCTCCTTGATCATGTATTGTCAGCTTCTGATATTCTTATCGGAAGACTGTCGTGAAACTTTAGGCTTTTTTTTGTGACCACAACCTGCAGGAAATAAAGTATAATTTCAGACATGCCCTGAGATGATCGGGGCTCTGATTGTCTCAGTAATGCCGTTTGCTCTATAGTTAAGTGGCTGCCTTGCGGTTTAAGCAAAGAGCTTGCCAGCAACGGCCTTAATCAAAGACGCAGTGATTCGCGGCCTTAAGAAGTATATTGATCGACTGCCCGGCCGGTTTTATGGTATTGCCGGATAAAATAAGCCTAAAGTTTCTAAAGATATATTCCGATAAAGAAAACTGGAGAACCAGAGAAGGGACATCCATAGAATATGGAGGCAGAAAGATGACAATTTTCCCGAATCAGATCAGCGAAGTCATGCATCTGTACAACAGGGTGGCAAAGATGAAGCCGTCGACCCTGCTTGAAAGGGAGAGCGACGGCGCAGGATCGAAAGACATGGTCAGTATCTCTGAGGAGGCCAAGAAGCAGCAGATCCTTTCACAGGCCAAGAGCGAAGTCCTGGAAAGAATAAGGGACGCGAAGTAGCGTGACCAGGAAGGATTTCCGGATACTCGTTGCTGACGACGATGACATAGCGCGTGACGTTATCAACTCCCTGCTGTCAAGGGAAGGATACACGGTCATTACCGCAAAGGACGGCCTTGATGCAATACGCATGCTTCGCATCGAGGATATCAGCCTCGTTATCACTGACCTTAGAATGCCAGGCGCTGACGGCATCGAGGTGCTTAAGCAATCGGCAAGAACCAACCCTGACGTAGCGGTTGTTATCCTCACCGCGTATGGCACTCTTGACACGACTCTTGAGGCGATGAAAGAGGGCGCATATGATTACCTGACCAAACCGTTTAAGGGGCAGGAGATCATTTTTGTGGTCGAGCGAGCATACAAGCGGGTGCTTCTCATTCAGGAAAACAAGGAACTGGTAAAGCAGCTCAGGGACACCTACCGCGACATAGAACTTCTGAAAACCGTGGTCGATAAGGGGAACCCTGAAATAACAGCCTCATGGCTGGAACGGATCGAGCGTCTGAAAGCCGTGAATGTTTTATCGGAGGATGAGTCTCATATCTTGAAGGAAAGGCTGATCAGGGGTCATGGACAAGGGGCGAATATTAATAGTAGATGATGATCCCATTGTCCGGGACGTCCTTTATGACATTCTAAACAATGTTGGAGGCTATCAGGCGGATCTCGCCTTTGATGGCATCGACGGGCTCGAAAAGCTGAGTCGGCAGGAATACGACATCGTATTCACTGACCTTACCATGCCGCGGATGAACGGCATGGATTTCCTGAAGGAAACCATCAAAACGGTACCCGGCGTCCCTGTGGTGGTGATTACCGGATTTTCCTCCATAGACAATGCCGTAAACGCCATGAGAGAAGGGGCAAAGGACTTCATCACCAAACCCTTCAAGATCGAGACCGTTCTCGGGACTGCAGCGAAAATCCTGGGGGAAAGAAGACTCCTCTTCAAGATTTCTCATAACCACGACAACGAAAATATGGTCGGCAAGCTCAACAGCGAGCTCTTCAAAAGTCTTCACGAGATCGGCATCCTCCAGTCGATCAGCAACGAGATCGATGGTATTTTCAGCAATAAAGAGATATACGAGAAGCTTGTTGAGATGGTGTCGAGGCTGTTTGTAGTCAGAGAGGCATCGTTTGGCATTGTAGAA carries:
- a CDS encoding tetratricopeptide repeat protein, whose amino-acid sequence is MISSEFIDSFFSSTLNSQAQYDSLANNSLANGIDLYQKGDYAGAVRQFRTSIGISPFTDNSASAYNYMAMAYQKMDKAEDAIRTYKEAISVYPTRDSFHLSLGDVYLQTGRPAEAEKEYTAAVRLNPTSAENRYSLGKMYLDSARYSEAEVQFKQVTELSPNSASGYYGLGQVFRKKGEYSDAIAQLNKALSVNKSFDSAISELGYTYADMGEMDKAGEQVSILSAKKSSLAVELQGYIYDASAPKIILAYSTNGFNSSLGAGTAVSGLNDVLASANARKTFTMRFGFSKDMDIASVQNPYNWEISRSTGAEVGGAYNWGLKIPSTEVGISAYPISVRYNAKTSSADVTFSIVQNGSADATIDPSHIMFRFSGLDAYGKAMNTSADQYSKFSKIV
- a CDS encoding SPASM domain-containing protein, which codes for MIDDKDIKNYLSLIDKSNKTTSSDSSLGRKIDTTAGSDYVIDPSCDIRGKERMQFGKGVVIQKDCWLNIAFQQAGTGPMIIIGEGSNIGRRCILSAANKIEIGKNVLLAPNVFIADTHHAYQQIGIPIMNQGITTNKDQVTIGDETWIGINSVIMGKVKIGKHCVVGANSVVNKDIPDYCVAVGNPARIVKTYDFAAAKWIRGCWEDDLLHHLQARGDLVDFIVPFHKLKVLQVEVSSACNLSCPQCFRHIDGHTTGFFPRALWEKDILPHMPQLSDIHLVGIGEPFLSKEFFSFVQDAKLHKVRVHTTSNLQLVDESLADKIVRSGLDVLSFSCDAARDETYASIRVNGTLDVMKRSLNLIRASKEKHKSITPRLVLNFGAMKSNIRELADVVKLAKAFQVDSIIAFHDIAYVKDLKDESLFHHQALSDECMVQAKQLADRLGISLSVPNLFSRSPENVSHGEYCGYPFFHLYVNHDGRVGPCCMDFPDRYILGNINHSNLEQIWNSFPILKLRKEVRSNPSAVCKYCAAHGKMAINDPRHFFRFKGSGTYIERTLLGKSHGNYEKENHQDASELI
- a CDS encoding glycosyltransferase — translated: MHQSSFSIVTRFRELVEKHFSQRPIQLLDVGSYGVNGTYKEIFADTAKFLYTGLDVNPGPNVDYVPADPYSWPELKDETFDVIISGQAFEHIEFPWLVIEEMKRTLKKNGLICIVAPSRGPEHKYPVDCWRYYPDGFRALAKWAGLEVLESKTFWGTSGFSDGSDQWGDSFCILYKPNDVHGAVKHKRAERKSFAAAHQNNPLKSAKKSSYFGFARNEVVEALVKNRIPAGKVLEIGCAGGATGKSLKEKMAIDSYVGIELSEEAAGIARQHLDKVIVADIERTDLQKDHGLKHSDFDLLVVLDVLEHLYDPWDVLKELTDFIKPGGHIVVSLPNVQNITVVQDLIRGKWQYEDAGILDATHLRFFTLEESMKLITGAGLTIRSIDKVLNPPLDMSQVKDSGNRFKQGNLEISDLSKDEITNLFTYQFIVIAQKEVVPTDVSSEGKQAGAIAAQQISDSFQAHFQHRETIKGLTSIVILTFNQLEYTKKCLKSIRKHTPEPHEIIFVDNGSTDGTVKWLGRLVKENKKYVLIQNETNLGFAKGCNQGIEASKGEYILLLNNDVIVAKDWLSGLIECLTSAPDTGIVGPMTNNISGPQQVTSSDYRSADHLDEYAAQFRQKNRYRRIPLRRIVGFCMLFRRSLAGNIGLLDESFGSGNFEDDDYCLRAALEGNRNLIAGDVFIHHFGSISFKGNKIPYASSMGSNKKIFDRKWRNIPARSEPGKRLAVLNAVEQADELYQKQLIDQAIAALIEGIKYYPDANQIYYRLAEILIDSRLFNDALEALGAMADNEPKRLALIGYCREGLDELDEADSYADKALSLDGGFAPALNLKGIVAYKQGSREAAEAFFLRAIDSDAGYGEPYSNLGVIKWTAGEQIAALDLLEKGFLFAPMATDISALYHSAIISTAEFRRGEDIIRGIAVFYPLLRGIILLLIDILLHQNKKEQALYELQKAMVTFGIDDNLLSAALEVRKEIGPKGIDASDKDGTLSVCMIVKNEERHLARCLMSVLAVADEIIIVDTGSTDRTREIARAFGARVTEFPWTGDFSEARNASLELASGAWIFVLDGDETISAQDYERLRSITRNKTSKSVAFNIVTRNYVRSFSLLGWNANKGEYPLEEIGTGWFPSGKTRLFSNDRSVRFSGHVHELVEQSIIAAGIEIRQCDIVVHHFGKLDSSKAISKGESYYLLGMRKLEENPNDIKSLFELANQAQELEKYQEAMELWQRAIDLSKDKPSAIFFFNISSCHLRSKQYEEALHAAKKAVLLDPCMKEASLNYSYAELLVGDYAKVITELVAVLKETPDYPPAMVLLAAAYSMAGKKQGALDILSLLAGKGLKFEKFLHDLCEQLVELGRTSQAIPILESLIERGAGNDDTTTLLDVCRKG
- the flaF gene encoding flagellar biosynthesis regulator FlaF encodes the protein MLATHLDAYRKVQKTSISGRELEASVLTQAAFKLTACQNNWEASDHNVMLEDALIHNQRIWTILQSELAKDDNPLPQQIKDDLLSLSIFIDKRTFDIMAFPDPAKLSILININLNIAAGLRGSTGG
- a CDS encoding flagellar biosynthesis repressor FlbT; the protein is MALKISLKPHERLIIGGAVISNGATKSDLVIENNVPILREKDILGPKDADSPCKSVYLAIQLMYIDEKKLAEYHKTYWELIRDILRALPSRHELIAEISEHILHSQYYQALKLTKKLIEYEQEVLNHARNTSRRL
- a CDS encoding response regulator, which produces MTRKDFRILVADDDDIARDVINSLLSREGYTVITAKDGLDAIRMLRIEDISLVITDLRMPGADGIEVLKQSARTNPDVAVVILTAYGTLDTTLEAMKEGAYDYLTKPFKGQEIIFVVERAYKRVLLIQENKELVKQLRDTYRDIELLKTVVDKGNPEITASWLERIERLKAVNVLSEDESHILKERLIRGHGQGANINSR